In Pseudomonas fluorescens NCIMB 11764, a single window of DNA contains:
- a CDS encoding heavy metal translocating P-type ATPase, producing the protein MIRVFVAALSILSAGLPTLKKGWIAIKNFTLNIYFLMSLAVVGALVIGKWPEAAMVVFLFAIAEAIEALSLERARNAIKSLTALAPETAEVMIDGAWKDQPVASVLLGSRIRVRTGSRVPLDASVESGRAALDQAPITGESLPVDKQVGDPLYAGSIVTDGVVEATVTAVAGESTLARIAAAIQDAQAQRAPTQRFVDQFARYYTPAVVVLALLVAALGPVLFAGTWGDWLYQALVLLVIACPCALVVSTPITVVSGLAAAAKHGILIKGGAYLESGRLLKVVALDKTGTLTQGKPVLTDTEPFGDLPIEMALKIAASLDDHSTHPVAKALVNGWKLQQPDVAPFSVEDFGVLNGRGVKGVIDGQLWHLGNHRLVEELGLCSPALEARLSLLENAGKTVIVLCAARGPVAIFAVADTVRPESIAAVTALKALNVVPVMLTGDNPATAKSIAAQLGIQDARGNLMPEDKQVAVAELKRRFGTVGMVGDGVNDAPALAQADIGFAMGAAGTATALETADVAIMDDDPRKIADFISLSRRCASVLKQNIGLALGIKVVFLALALSGHATLWMAVFADMGASLLVVFNGLRLLRR; encoded by the coding sequence TTGATACGGGTCTTTGTTGCCGCTCTTTCCATTCTTAGCGCTGGCTTGCCTACCCTAAAAAAGGGTTGGATTGCGATTAAGAACTTTACTCTGAACATTTATTTTCTGATGTCGCTGGCTGTCGTTGGTGCTCTCGTCATTGGTAAGTGGCCTGAAGCTGCGATGGTGGTTTTCCTCTTCGCTATTGCTGAAGCTATCGAAGCACTTTCTTTGGAGCGAGCGCGTAACGCGATCAAGTCGCTAACTGCGTTGGCGCCGGAAACCGCCGAAGTAATGATTGACGGTGCCTGGAAAGATCAGCCCGTGGCGAGTGTGTTACTCGGTAGTCGTATTCGGGTTCGTACAGGTTCGCGAGTACCGTTGGATGCCAGCGTCGAGTCTGGTCGCGCTGCGCTTGATCAGGCCCCAATTACTGGCGAAAGCCTTCCAGTTGATAAGCAGGTCGGTGACCCGCTTTACGCAGGCAGTATCGTTACCGACGGAGTGGTTGAAGCGACTGTGACGGCCGTAGCAGGAGAAAGCACTCTTGCTCGTATCGCTGCGGCCATACAAGACGCGCAAGCTCAACGAGCCCCTACTCAACGGTTTGTAGATCAGTTTGCACGTTATTACACCCCGGCTGTAGTGGTTCTTGCCCTGTTGGTTGCTGCGTTAGGCCCCGTTCTGTTCGCTGGTACCTGGGGCGATTGGCTCTATCAGGCGCTGGTCCTCCTAGTCATCGCCTGCCCGTGTGCTTTGGTAGTTTCAACGCCAATTACCGTTGTCAGTGGACTTGCCGCGGCTGCCAAACATGGCATTTTGATTAAGGGCGGTGCATACCTCGAAAGCGGGCGACTTCTTAAAGTTGTGGCACTCGACAAAACCGGAACTTTGACCCAAGGCAAGCCGGTACTGACTGATACCGAGCCGTTTGGTGATCTACCCATCGAAATGGCTTTGAAGATCGCTGCGAGTCTCGACGACCACAGCACGCACCCAGTGGCAAAGGCGTTGGTCAACGGCTGGAAATTACAGCAACCAGACGTCGCTCCCTTTTCGGTTGAGGACTTCGGTGTACTCAACGGTCGTGGTGTCAAAGGCGTTATTGATGGTCAATTATGGCACTTGGGCAACCACCGCTTGGTTGAGGAGTTAGGTCTGTGTTCGCCTGCGCTTGAAGCCCGATTGTCGTTGCTCGAAAACGCAGGAAAAACAGTAATCGTGCTTTGCGCCGCCAGAGGTCCGGTGGCGATTTTTGCTGTGGCGGACACAGTAAGACCTGAAAGCATTGCAGCCGTAACTGCTCTGAAAGCATTGAATGTCGTACCGGTGATGCTCACGGGCGACAATCCTGCAACGGCCAAGTCCATCGCCGCGCAGCTCGGTATACAGGATGCACGCGGAAACTTGATGCCGGAGGATAAACAAGTCGCCGTCGCGGAACTCAAACGCCGCTTTGGTACTGTTGGCATGGTGGGCGATGGTGTGAACGATGCTCCAGCATTGGCGCAAGCCGACATTGGTTTTGCGATGGGGGCCGCAGGGACTGCCACAGCCCTTGAAACGGCTGATGTCGCCATCATGGATGACGACCCACGCAAGATTGCTGATTTTATTAGCCTGAGTCGTCGATGTGCCTCTGTTTTGAAGCAAAACATCGGACTGGCCTTGGGTATCAAAGTTGTATTTTTGGCGCTTGCATTGTCCGGCCACGCTACGTTGTGGATGGCTGTTTTCGCCGATATGGGAGCGAGCCTGCTGGTCGTATTCAACGGACTGCGGCTACTGCGTCGGTGA
- a CDS encoding zf-TFIIB domain-containing protein encodes MTERQSIEIDYCPQCRGVWLDRGELDKIIERSQQQEAVRFLPQNPIPPVQNAPPAVQPGYSQHGDSQAHGDQRGSHGGGWREGGHQSSHQSGHQSHGGHQNQSGHQNQSGHQGQQSYRKKSFLQEMFD; translated from the coding sequence ATGACTGAGCGCCAAAGCATCGAAATTGATTATTGCCCTCAATGCCGTGGCGTTTGGCTCGACCGAGGTGAACTCGACAAGATCATCGAGCGCAGCCAACAACAGGAGGCCGTTAGGTTTCTTCCACAGAACCCAATTCCACCCGTACAGAATGCTCCTCCAGCAGTACAACCCGGTTACAGCCAGCATGGAGATAGCCAAGCTCATGGAGATCAGCGAGGAAGTCACGGTGGCGGTTGGAGAGAAGGTGGCCATCAGAGCAGTCATCAGAGCGGCCATCAAAGTCATGGTGGACATCAAAACCAGAGTGGGCATCAAAACCAGAGTGGGCATCAGGGGCAACAGTCGTACCGCAAAAAATCATTTTTGCAGGAGATGTTCGATTAA
- a CDS encoding cation diffusion facilitator family transporter, with product MSSGHSHGQVRAGHEKLLWIALTLTTSFMVAEVIGAFVTGSLALLSDAAHMLTDVAALAISLVAIHIAKRSADRKRTFGYARFEILAATFNAVLLFLVAIYIVYEAYLRLKVPAEIQSTGMLVIAVFGLIVNLVSMRLLSAASGESLNVKGAYLEVWSDMVGSIGVIIAALLIRFTGWTWVDSLVAAGIGFWVLPRTWSLLKESMNILLQGVPEGIDIEKVEATLYGIEGVKNIHDLHIWALTSGKSVMSVHLVADSASRSEQAILAEVTSLMSDKFHISHTTVQMEGSDFHDQLADDHEGMVH from the coding sequence ATGAGTTCAGGACACAGTCACGGCCAAGTACGCGCCGGTCACGAAAAGTTGCTGTGGATCGCACTCACCCTGACGACAAGCTTTATGGTCGCGGAGGTCATTGGAGCTTTTGTCACCGGCAGCCTGGCCTTATTATCCGACGCGGCCCACATGCTGACGGACGTTGCGGCTTTGGCGATATCCTTGGTCGCTATTCATATAGCCAAGCGCTCTGCGGATAGGAAGCGGACCTTCGGGTACGCACGATTTGAAATACTTGCAGCCACCTTCAATGCGGTCTTGCTGTTTTTAGTCGCTATATACATCGTTTATGAAGCGTATCTGCGACTTAAAGTCCCGGCGGAAATCCAGTCGACTGGCATGTTGGTCATTGCGGTGTTCGGGCTCATCGTCAACCTTGTTTCAATGCGCCTACTGAGTGCTGCCAGTGGGGAAAGCCTCAATGTGAAGGGCGCTTATTTAGAGGTCTGGAGCGATATGGTGGGGTCTATTGGCGTCATCATCGCAGCTCTTTTGATCCGTTTCACCGGCTGGACTTGGGTTGATTCACTTGTCGCGGCTGGCATCGGGTTCTGGGTGCTGCCCAGGACTTGGTCATTGCTCAAGGAAAGCATGAACATATTGCTGCAAGGGGTTCCAGAGGGCATCGATATTGAAAAGGTAGAGGCAACGCTTTATGGCATTGAGGGGGTCAAGAATATCCACGATTTGCATATCTGGGCTTTGACCAGTGGTAAAAGTGTTATGAGCGTCCATCTTGTCGCTGACTCGGCTTCCCGCAGCGAGCAAGCTATCTTGGCTGAAGTAACCAGCCTTATGAGTGATAAGTTCCACATCAGCCATACTACCGTCCAAATGGAAGGATCTGATTTTCACGATCAACTGGCTGACGATCATGAGGGTATGGTCCACTAA
- a CDS encoding ATP-dependent zinc protease family protein: MVRNILSYSGLALFLAFVAQPAFSTPANPERVYGWIEEGILLPENIAVKVKLDTGALTSSMDAKDLERFRKNGEEWVRFNVKVKDTKTKKVSNALFERRVERNVKVRGAGGAEHRPVVMMTMCIGDKIYKEEFSLRDRGDMNYPVLIGRKTLGVLGAVDVSRTFTNEPNCN, encoded by the coding sequence ATGGTCAGAAATATTTTAAGTTATTCTGGGCTGGCTTTGTTTTTGGCTTTTGTTGCGCAGCCAGCTTTTTCAACACCTGCTAATCCAGAAAGGGTATACGGGTGGATTGAGGAAGGAATACTTTTGCCAGAAAATATTGCTGTGAAAGTAAAGTTAGATACAGGTGCTCTTACATCCTCGATGGATGCGAAAGACTTAGAACGATTCCGTAAAAATGGAGAGGAATGGGTTCGTTTCAACGTTAAAGTAAAAGACACAAAAACTAAGAAGGTGAGTAACGCACTCTTCGAGCGACGCGTCGAAAGAAATGTAAAGGTTCGAGGCGCCGGTGGCGCTGAACATCGTCCAGTAGTCATGATGACGATGTGCATAGGTGATAAAATTTATAAGGAAGAGTTTTCACTGAGGGATCGAGGCGACATGAACTACCCCGTATTGATTGGTCGCAAAACTTTGGGGGTCTTGGGGGCGGTCGATGTTTCACGCACATTCACTAACGAACCAAACTGTAATTAA
- a CDS encoding phosphoethanolamine transferase, which produces MNNKVPIRSWEITLGSNQLILAVSTWLLLFSNWPFWRAVWQGVGGLQDGNTIFVLSLPWFVLIWLYVLLSVMAWGRLIKPVLAIVLLVAAATSYFMNSYGIVIDYSMLTNVMQTDRSEATDLLNWELLLWMLGFGVIPGLIITRVRLIQRSWSRALAHRLMGVAVALTCLAVIVFTLYQSYASLMRNHRELRLMLVPSNVVSAIHGYTRRQLAVPTELKTIGADARREEATAGVRKPRLTVLMVGETARSANFSLNGYTRDTNPELARRGVLSFTNVSSCGTATAVSLPCMFLDVGKEGYKDGMALRREGLLDVLQRAGVSVLWRDNNSGCKGICDRVPNEKLNNQKTLGLCRADECYDEVLLQDLQAYLDKQQRDSIVVLHMKGSHGPSYSKRYPPAFERFGPVCNNNQLERCTRESIVSAYDNSLSYTDYVLGQTIDLLKRNAERFDTAMLYVSDHGESLGENGLYLHGLPYAMAPSEQTSIPMVLWISKDMQSRQNLDPQCLKEQRGVSLSHDNLFHSILGLMGIQTTSYRPELDLFSTCQSKASTPLKLAQTFERQSMKTPK; this is translated from the coding sequence ATGAATAACAAAGTACCAATTCGCAGTTGGGAAATCACCCTCGGTAGTAATCAGTTAATTCTTGCAGTTTCAACCTGGCTTCTATTGTTTAGTAACTGGCCATTTTGGCGAGCTGTCTGGCAAGGCGTGGGAGGCCTACAGGACGGAAACACCATATTCGTGCTTAGCCTGCCTTGGTTCGTGTTGATTTGGCTATACGTATTGCTCAGCGTGATGGCCTGGGGACGCTTGATAAAACCTGTGTTAGCTATCGTGCTGCTGGTTGCGGCAGCAACGAGTTACTTTATGAATAGCTATGGCATAGTAATTGATTACAGCATGCTAACGAATGTGATGCAGACGGACAGGTCCGAGGCCACGGACCTGCTGAACTGGGAACTACTGCTGTGGATGCTGGGCTTTGGTGTTATACCGGGGTTGATTATTACCCGAGTCCGTTTGATCCAACGATCGTGGTCCCGCGCACTTGCTCATCGATTGATGGGTGTGGCGGTAGCGCTCACCTGCTTGGCGGTCATCGTATTTACGCTTTATCAATCCTATGCATCGCTGATGCGTAACCATCGCGAACTCCGATTGATGTTGGTTCCGTCGAATGTGGTTTCGGCAATCCATGGGTATACGCGTCGCCAGCTAGCAGTTCCCACCGAATTAAAAACCATTGGTGCTGATGCCCGCCGTGAAGAAGCTACTGCTGGTGTACGCAAACCACGGCTAACGGTACTTATGGTGGGTGAAACCGCTAGGTCCGCTAACTTCTCCCTCAATGGCTATACCCGGGATACCAATCCGGAATTGGCCAGGCGTGGCGTCTTAAGTTTTACCAATGTCAGCTCATGTGGAACAGCTACGGCCGTTTCCTTACCCTGCATGTTCCTGGATGTGGGTAAAGAAGGCTACAAAGACGGTATGGCGCTGCGTAGAGAAGGACTATTAGACGTTTTGCAGCGGGCCGGAGTATCGGTCCTTTGGAGAGACAATAACTCGGGTTGCAAAGGCATTTGCGACCGAGTACCAAATGAAAAATTGAACAATCAAAAAACGCTGGGATTATGTAGAGCCGACGAGTGTTACGACGAAGTCTTATTGCAAGATTTACAAGCCTACTTGGATAAACAGCAGCGGGACTCAATCGTGGTGCTACACATGAAAGGCAGTCACGGCCCATCCTACTCGAAACGCTATCCACCAGCGTTCGAACGATTCGGGCCCGTTTGCAATAATAACCAACTCGAACGTTGTACGCGCGAAAGCATTGTCAGTGCCTATGATAACAGTCTCAGTTATACGGACTACGTACTTGGGCAAACGATCGACCTGCTAAAGCGTAACGCTGAACGTTTTGATACGGCGATGCTTTATGTCTCTGATCACGGTGAGTCCCTCGGCGAGAATGGGCTTTACTTGCATGGACTTCCTTATGCCATGGCTCCCAGCGAGCAGACTAGTATCCCCATGGTACTCTGGATCTCCAAAGATATGCAGTCGCGTCAAAACCTAGATCCTCAATGCCTGAAGGAACAACGCGGAGTATCACTGTCCCATGATAACTTATTCCATTCTATATTGGGGTTGATGGGTATTCAAACTACATCATATCGCCCCGAGCTTGATCTGTTCAGTACCTGTCAGTCCAAAGCGTCAACACCGTTAAAGCTCGCGCAGACATTTGAGCGTCAATCAATGAAAACACCGAAATAA
- a CDS encoding heavy metal response regulator transcription factor, producing MRILIIEDELKTAHYLHQGLTESGFVVDCVASGIDGLRLVSQQAYDLVVLDANLPQRDDWGLLVSIRKVIIAPIMILTVKGSLEDKIKGFDLGADDYMVKPIEFPELLARVRTLMRRTELSALPDVLCVGDLELDLGRHRTCRAKQRIELTNKEFALLHLLMRQTGTTLSRKQIMSSVWGLNADCDTNVVEVAMRRLRAKIDDPFDKKLIHTLRGAGYVLETRDQ from the coding sequence ATGCGTATTTTGATAATAGAAGACGAGCTGAAAACCGCCCATTATTTACATCAGGGGCTGACTGAAAGCGGATTCGTCGTTGATTGCGTCGCCAGCGGAATCGATGGCTTACGCTTAGTATCCCAACAGGCTTATGATCTTGTAGTGCTCGACGCGAACCTACCGCAACGTGACGATTGGGGTCTACTTGTAAGCATTCGCAAGGTCATTATTGCGCCTATCATGATACTTACCGTTAAAGGTAGTCTGGAGGACAAAATCAAAGGGTTCGACCTAGGCGCCGACGATTACATGGTCAAACCAATTGAGTTTCCAGAACTGTTGGCCCGAGTACGTACTCTGATGCGTCGCACTGAATTGTCGGCATTGCCCGATGTGCTGTGTGTCGGCGACCTGGAACTCGATCTGGGCAGACACCGTACCTGTCGCGCCAAGCAGCGGATTGAACTGACCAACAAGGAGTTCGCCTTGCTACACCTCTTGATGCGCCAGACTGGTACGACGCTGTCACGCAAGCAAATCATGTCCTCTGTCTGGGGGCTGAATGCTGATTGCGACACCAATGTTGTTGAAGTAGCAATGAGAAGGCTTCGGGCTAAGATTGATGACCCTTTTGACAAGAAGCTAATCCATACCTTGCGTGGTGCTGGATATGTTCTCGAAACGCGTGATCAATGA
- a CDS encoding DUF2790 domain-containing protein — MTLSLSSITFAESRGDRNDNAMEANQKKKAAYAAQKGKTAPEVQKYRDGMKLDIAKVVSTTPPIRSCNIVPFRMTYEDSAGKLHTIEYQIMGVCRNTHE; from the coding sequence CTGACGCTATCATTGTCTTCGATAACATTCGCTGAAAGCCGTGGTGATCGCAACGACAACGCCATGGAAGCAAATCAGAAAAAAAAGGCAGCCTACGCAGCCCAAAAAGGCAAGACAGCTCCGGAAGTTCAGAAATATCGTGATGGAATGAAGCTTGATATCGCAAAAGTGGTGAGTACGACCCCACCAATTCGCTCTTGCAACATTGTACCTTTTCGAATGACCTATGAGGACTCAGCTGGAAAGCTTCACACTATTGAATACCAAATTATGGGTGTGTGTCGTAACACGCACGAATGA
- a CDS encoding heavy metal sensor histidine kinase, with translation MKSASLSTRLGLAVSILGALLVLFLAVLAFIALTHELDKLSKDSLSEKMRQIEHSLSLYEKPVDIKIKPHVLLDQVMGHDNLNLTIYDLKNMRTPLLKSGSGLKDPRVELKAAGSATVNVSYSPSIDDQGRHFLTASRLIRLPNGTNIAVLLSIDCVNNEALLSTYLSSTIIALPLLLLLIGISAWAVVKRELAPLQEFRKVAAMISAQDLSHRLSVVKMPQELSELARGINFMLHRLDSDVQQLSQFSDDLAHELRSPIANLMGKAQVTLSRERPIEEYKAVLESSTEELGRVTRIVSDMLFLAQVSNPAALVPFETIALEDEASKVIDLFSLSAEEKHVSLSVTGSGSTIGDRLMIQRAISNLMSNAIRHCPAGQAISITIEVHATEVSLLVANPGAGIEPQHLPHLFDRFYRVDTHHSRTEGSTGLGLAIVKSIMSLHQGVAEAKSSPGNITIFKLGFPNIHGQASW, from the coding sequence ATGAAGTCGGCAAGCCTGTCGACGCGGTTGGGTTTAGCGGTGAGTATCCTGGGCGCATTGTTGGTGTTATTTCTGGCGGTTCTTGCATTCATCGCGCTAACGCATGAGTTAGATAAACTGTCAAAAGACAGCCTGAGCGAGAAAATGCGGCAAATCGAGCACAGTCTTTCGCTGTATGAAAAACCTGTCGACATCAAAATCAAACCGCACGTATTGCTGGATCAGGTGATGGGGCATGACAACCTGAACCTTACCATTTATGACCTGAAGAATATGAGGACGCCGCTCTTAAAGTCCGGCTCTGGCTTGAAGGACCCCAGGGTGGAGTTGAAGGCGGCAGGGTCTGCCACCGTCAATGTGTCGTACTCCCCAAGCATCGATGATCAGGGCCGGCACTTCCTGACTGCGTCCAGACTTATCCGCTTACCGAACGGTACGAATATCGCCGTATTGCTGTCGATTGATTGCGTCAACAATGAAGCGCTGCTCAGCACATATCTAAGCTCGACGATCATAGCGTTGCCACTGCTGCTGCTTCTTATCGGCATCAGTGCCTGGGCAGTGGTAAAACGGGAGCTCGCGCCGCTGCAGGAGTTTCGCAAGGTGGCCGCCATGATCTCTGCTCAGGACCTCAGTCACCGACTCTCGGTGGTCAAGATGCCACAGGAGCTCAGTGAACTGGCCCGTGGCATCAACTTTATGCTGCACCGACTCGACAGCGATGTTCAGCAGTTGTCGCAGTTCTCCGATGACCTGGCCCACGAACTGCGATCGCCCATTGCCAACCTGATGGGCAAGGCCCAGGTGACGCTGTCCCGGGAGCGGCCTATTGAGGAGTACAAAGCAGTCTTGGAGTCCTCCACCGAAGAGCTTGGGCGCGTAACCCGGATTGTCTCGGACATGCTTTTCCTAGCGCAGGTCAGTAATCCCGCTGCGCTGGTCCCGTTTGAGACCATTGCGCTGGAGGATGAAGCCTCGAAGGTCATCGATCTGTTTTCCCTGTCGGCGGAAGAGAAACATGTCAGCTTGAGCGTTACGGGCAGTGGGTCGACCATTGGTGATCGGCTGATGATTCAGCGGGCAATTTCCAACCTGATGTCCAACGCAATACGCCATTGTCCAGCAGGCCAAGCCATCTCAATCACCATCGAAGTCCATGCCACAGAAGTCTCGCTACTTGTAGCCAACCCAGGCGCAGGTATTGAACCTCAACATCTGCCGCACTTATTCGATCGCTTTTATCGAGTCGACACCCATCATTCTCGCACTGAAGGCAGTACCGGGCTTGGTTTGGCCATTGTGAAATCGATCATGAGTCTGCATCAGGGAGTGGCAGAGGCTAAAAGCTCCCCCGGTAATATCACGATCTTCAAGCTCGGTTTTCCAAACATCCATGGACAAGCCAGCTGGTGA
- a CDS encoding heavy metal response regulator transcription factor, whose amino-acid sequence MRMLVVEDELKTAEYLHQGLTESGYIVDRAVNGTDGLHLARQQTYDLVILDVDLPQLDGWGVLEQLRQSSNTRVMMLTARGRLADKIRGLDLGADDYLVKPFEFPELLARVRTLMRRSEHVPVPQVLKVADLELDQGRHRAFRGEQRIDLTTKEFALLHLLMRQSGEVLSRTQIISLVWDMNFDCDTNVVEVSIRRLRAKIDDPFDNKLIHTLRGVGYVLEARE is encoded by the coding sequence ATGCGAATGCTTGTAGTTGAGGATGAGCTTAAAACTGCCGAATACCTGCATCAGGGTTTGACTGAAAGCGGCTATATAGTAGATCGGGCGGTGAATGGCACGGATGGACTTCACCTTGCGCGTCAACAAACCTACGACTTGGTAATACTTGACGTCGATCTACCACAACTTGATGGCTGGGGTGTACTTGAGCAACTGCGCCAAAGCAGTAACACCCGGGTCATGATGCTGACCGCTCGCGGGCGCCTGGCGGACAAGATCCGCGGCCTCGACCTGGGGGCTGATGACTATCTGGTCAAGCCATTCGAGTTTCCAGAACTGCTGGCCCGGGTACGAACCTTGATGCGTCGCAGCGAACACGTTCCCGTCCCGCAGGTCTTGAAGGTCGCTGACCTGGAACTCGACCAGGGCCGCCATCGGGCCTTCCGGGGCGAACAGCGCATCGACCTGACGACCAAGGAGTTTGCCTTGCTGCACCTGTTGATGCGTCAGTCGGGTGAGGTGCTTTCCCGTACCCAGATCATTTCATTGGTCTGGGACATGAACTTCGACTGCGACACCAATGTGGTCGAGGTTTCCATCCGCCGCCTGAGGGCCAAAATTGATGATCCTTTTGACAACAAGCTAATCCATACCCTGCGCGGCGTTGGCTACGTGCTGGAGGCCCGGGAATGA
- a CDS encoding heavy metal sensor histidine kinase produces the protein MKPVSLSMRLGLTVSIMGAVLVVLLAILAFLALTHELDSRAKNSLEKKMSQIEHSLLMDISTRDMSLKPHVLLDQVLGHDNLNLTIFDDDNMSEPLLSFGADIPEVSTNQAGTAASNKLSYYSPAEESGIHILTASKLMKLKDGEFVSVLLSIDRSNDETLLSAYLSSTIVAVPLLLILIGFSAWAIVQRGLSPLREFRKVAAMVSAQDLSHRLSVVKMPQELSELAHGINFMLHRLDGGVQQLSQFSDDLAHELRSPITNLMGKAQVTLSRERPAKEYKAVLESCTEELGRITRIVSDMLFLAQVSHPAALVPFESILLEDEALKVIDLFSLSAEEKSVGITVSGWGKVLGDRLMIQRAISNLLSNAIRHCPAGQSIAIAIETQTEKVSLSISNPGVGIEHQHLFHIFDRFYRVDNSRSRAEGGTGLGLAIVRSIMSLHQGTAEVKSMSGHPTVFRLTFPKYNA, from the coding sequence ATGAAACCGGTCAGCCTATCGATGCGGCTGGGGTTGACAGTTAGCATTATGGGAGCGGTACTAGTAGTGCTGTTAGCGATACTAGCTTTTTTAGCGCTTACTCACGAACTTGATTCGCGCGCAAAAAATAGCTTAGAGAAGAAGATGAGTCAGATTGAGCACAGTCTACTGATGGATATCAGTACCCGTGACATGAGTTTAAAACCACACGTGCTATTAGATCAAGTGCTGGGACACGACAATCTTAACCTGACCATCTTTGATGATGACAACATGAGTGAACCTCTGCTGAGTTTTGGAGCAGATATACCTGAAGTATCTACGAATCAAGCCGGAACAGCCGCCAGTAATAAGCTGTCGTACTACTCCCCAGCCGAAGAGTCCGGAATCCACATCCTCACCGCCTCTAAGCTCATGAAATTAAAGGATGGTGAGTTCGTATCGGTCCTACTGTCTATTGATCGCTCGAATGATGAAACGCTATTGAGCGCCTACCTGAGTTCGACCATTGTAGCGGTTCCACTGTTGCTGATTCTGATTGGTTTCAGCGCCTGGGCTATTGTGCAACGAGGCTTATCCCCCCTCCGGGAATTCCGGAAAGTTGCAGCAATGGTGTCGGCCCAGGATTTAAGTCATCGACTCTCAGTTGTCAAGATGCCCCAAGAACTCAGTGAGCTTGCTCACGGTATAAACTTCATGCTGCACCGTCTTGACGGCGGAGTTCAACAACTATCGCAATTTTCTGATGACTTGGCGCATGAGCTGCGGTCACCGATTACGAACCTTATGGGGAAAGCTCAGGTAACACTTTCTCGAGAACGCCCGGCAAAAGAGTACAAGGCTGTTTTAGAGTCATGCACCGAGGAACTAGGACGAATCACCAGAATTGTTTCAGACATGCTTTTCTTGGCCCAAGTAAGTCATCCGGCTGCACTCGTGCCGTTTGAAAGCATTTTACTAGAGGATGAAGCGCTAAAAGTCATCGACCTTTTTTCTCTATCGGCTGAGGAAAAGAGCGTTGGTATAACTGTCAGCGGATGGGGCAAAGTTTTAGGTGATCGACTCATGATTCAACGGGCTATTTCCAATCTTTTATCAAATGCCATTCGTCACTGCCCAGCAGGGCAGTCCATTGCTATAGCGATTGAAACGCAAACTGAAAAAGTCTCACTATCAATAAGTAATCCTGGGGTAGGAATTGAGCACCAGCACTTGTTCCATATTTTCGATCGTTTCTATCGTGTAGATAACAGTCGCTCACGAGCTGAAGGTGGTACTGGATTAGGGTTGGCCATTGTCCGATCCATCATGAGTCTTCACCAAGGAACGGCAGAGGTCAAAAGTATGTCGGGTCATCCGACAGTCTTTCGACTTACATTTCCAAAATATAATGCGTAA
- a CDS encoding heavy metal response regulator transcription factor, giving the protein MRILVIEDELKTAEYLHQGLTESGYIVDCASTGADGLHLARQQAYDLVILDVNLPEIDGWDVLENIRQTSSTRVMMLTARGRLADKIKGLDLGADDYLVKPFEFPELLARVRTLMRRSEHVPVPEVLKVADLELDQGRHRAFRGKQRIDLTTKEFALLHLLMRQSGEVLSRTQIISLVWDMNFDCDTNVVEVSIRRLRAKIDDPFETKLIHTLRGVGYVLEARK; this is encoded by the coding sequence ATGCGAATCCTTGTGATAGAGGACGAGCTGAAGACTGCTGAGTACTTACATCAAGGCCTGACTGAAAGTGGCTATATTGTAGACTGCGCATCGACCGGGGCTGATGGACTCCATCTAGCACGTCAGCAAGCTTATGATCTGGTAATACTAGACGTAAATCTACCTGAAATTGACGGTTGGGACGTTCTTGAAAATATTCGGCAGACTAGTAGCACTCGGGTAATGATGCTGACTGCAAGAGGGCGTCTGGCAGACAAAATCAAAGGATTGGATTTGGGAGCCGATGATTACCTGGTCAAGCCATTTGAATTCCCTGAGTTGCTTGCAAGAGTACGCACTTTAATGCGTCGCAGCGAACATGTTCCAGTTCCAGAGGTATTAAAAGTCGCTGACCTTGAACTTGATCAAGGCAGACATCGCGCATTCCGCGGAAAGCAACGCATAGATCTGACGACAAAGGAGTTCGCGCTGCTTCATCTGTTGATGCGTCAATCAGGAGAGGTGTTATCTCGCACTCAAATTATCTCTTTAGTGTGGGATATGAACTTTGACTGCGACACAAACGTTGTCGAAGTTTCGATACGAAGATTGAGAGCAAAAATAGATGATCCATTTGAAACAAAATTAATACATACCCTTCGTGGCGTAGGCTATGTATTGGAGGCGAGGAAATGA